In Mercurialis annua linkage group LG6, ddMerAnnu1.2, whole genome shotgun sequence, the following are encoded in one genomic region:
- the LOC126686561 gene encoding transketolase, chloroplastic: protein MASTTASLTLSQALLTRAISHQSSDHRLSLPSTPSLSSFTGLKSTRAAVSGRRRFPARKIQTVVKSSAVETVDVTTETSLVDKSVNTIRFLAIDAVEKANSGHPGLPMGCAPVGHILYDEIMRYNPKNPYWFNRDRFVLSAGHGCMLQYALLHLAGYDSVKEEDLKQFRQWESRTPGHPENFETPGVEVTTGPLGQGIANAVGLALAEKHLAARYNKPDSEIVDHYTYCILGDGCQMEGIANEACSLAGHWGLGKLIAFYDDNHISIDGDTAIAFTESVDKRFEGLGWHVIWVKNGNTGYDEIRAAIKEAKTVTDKPTLIKFTTTIGYGSPNKANSYSVHGSALGAKEVEATRKNLGWPYEPFFVPEDVKSHWSRHVPEGASLEAEWNAKFAEYEKKYTEEAAELKSIINGELPAGWENALPRYTPEIPAEATRNLSQTNLNALAPVLPGLLGGSADLASSNMTLLKMFGDFQKDTPEERNVRFGVREHGMGAICNGIALHSPGLIPYCATFFVFTDYMRGAIRISALSEAGVIYIMTHDSIGLGEDGPTHQPIEHLASFRAMPNILMLRPADGNETAGAYKVAVLNRKRPSILALSRQKLAQLPGTSIEGVEKGGYIISDNSSGNKPDVILIGTGSELEIAAQAADKLRKEGKAVRVVSFVSWELYDEQSDAYKESVLPAAVTARVSIEAGSTFGWAKIVGSKGKAIGIDRFGASAPAGKIYKEFGITPEGVIAAAKEVM, encoded by the exons ATGGCTTCCACAACTGCATCTCTAACTCTATCCCAAGCCCTTCTGACCAGAGCCATTTCTCACCAATCCTCCGATCACCGCCTCTCTCTACCCTCCACTCCGTCGCTCTCCTCTTTCACCGGACTCAAGTCCACACGCGCCGCCGTCTCCGGTCGCCGACGATTCCCAGCTCGGAAAATCCAAACCGTTGTGAAATCCTCTGCTGTTGAGACTGTTGATGTCACTACTGAGACTTCTTTGGTTGATAAATCTGTTAATACAATCAGATTTCTTGCTATTGATGCTGTTGAAAAGGCGAATTCGGGTCATCCGGGTTTGCCCATGGGCTGTGCGCCCGTGGGTCATATCTTGTATGATGAAATTATGAGATATAACCCGAAGAATCCGTACTGGTTCAACCGTGATCGGTTTGTTTTGTCTGCTGGTCATGGTTGTATGTTGCAGTATGCTCTGCTTCACCTTGCTGGTTATGATAGTGTCAAG GAGGAAGATTTGAAGCAATTCCGTCAATGGGAAAGCAGAACCCCGGGACATCCCGAGAATTTCGAGACTCCTGGTGTTGAAGTTACAACTG GTCCTCTTGGACAGGGTATTGCCAATGCGGTTGGTTTGGCTCTTGCCGAGAAGCACTTGGCAGCTCGCTACAACAAACCAGACAGTGAAATCGTCGATCACTACAC ATATTGTATCTTAGGAGATGGTTGTCAGATGGAGGGTATTGCAAATGAAGCTTGTTCGCTTGCTGGACATTGGGGTCTAGGAAAGCTTATAGCTTTCTATGATGACAACCACATTTCCATTGATGGTGACACCGCGATTGCATTCACTGAGAGCGTTGACAAACGTTTTGAGGGTCTAGGATGGCATGTTATCTGGGTAAAGAATGGAAACACTGGCTATGATGAAATTCGTGCTGCCATTAAGGAGGCCAAGACAGTGACGGACAAACCCACTTTGATCAAG TTCACTACAACCATAGGTTATGGATCTCCAAACAAGGCAAACTCATATAGTGTTCATGGGAGTGCATTGGGTGCCAAAGAAGTCGAAGCTACTAGAAAGAACCTTGGATGGCCTTACGAGCCTTTCTTTGTTCCCGAGGATGTTAAGAg TCACTGGAGTCGCCATGTTCCAGAGGGTGCTTCTTTGGAAGCTGAATGGAATGCAAAGTTTGCAGAGTATGAAAAGAAGTACACAGAGGAAGCTGCAGAATTGAAATCTATAATCAATGGTGAACTGCCTGCCGGATGGGAAAATGCACTTCCA AGATACACTCCTGAGATCCCAGCAGAAGCTACAAGAAACTTGTCTCAGACAAACTTAAATGCTCTTGCACCAGTGCTCCCTGGTCTTCTTGGTGGCAGTGCAGATCTTGCTTCTTCAAACATGACCTTGTTGAAAATGTTTGGGGACTTCCAGAAGGATACCCCTGAAGAACGAAATGTTAGATTTGGTGTCAGGGAACACGGAATGGGAGCCATCTGCAACGGTATTGCACTTCACAGCCCTGGCTTGATCCCATACTGCGCTACCTTCTTTGTTTTCACTGACTACATGAGGGGTGCTATAAGGATTTCTGCCTTGTCGGAGGCTGGAGTTATCTATATTATGACACACGACTCAATTGGTCTCGGTGAAGATGGACCAACCCATCAACCAATCGAGCACCTGGCAAGCTTCCGTGCAATGCCTAACATTTTGATGCTCCGTCCAGCCGATGGAAATGAAACTGCCGGTGCCTACAAGGTAGCTGTCCTCAACAGGAAGAGACCCTCTATCCTTGCTTTATCTAGACAAAAGCTGGCCCAGCTTCCTGGAACCTCCATCGAGGGAGTCGAAAAGGGTGGATATATCATTTCCGATAATTCATCAGGAAACAAGCCCGATGTCATTTTGATCGGAACTGGTTCTGAGTTGGAAATTGCTGCCCAGGCTGCCGACAAACTCAGGAAGGAGGGCAAGGCTGTTAGAGTTGTGTCATTTGTGTCATGGGAGCTTTATGATGAGCAATCAGATGCCTACAAGGAAAGCGTATTGCCCGCAGCTGTCACCGCTAGGGTTAGCATTGAAGCTGGATCTACATTTGGATGGGCGAAGATTGTCGGAAGCAAAGGCAAAGCTATTGGAATTGACCGATTCGGCGCTAGTGCACCAGCTGGCAAGATATACAAGGAGTTCGGAATTACACCAGAGGGTGTCATTGCTGCAGCCAAAGAAGTTATGTAG